The following coding sequences lie in one Carassius gibelio isolate Cgi1373 ecotype wild population from Czech Republic chromosome A17, carGib1.2-hapl.c, whole genome shotgun sequence genomic window:
- the LOC128031730 gene encoding calmin-like, with protein sequence MAGHEWDDWFEREELIGQISDIRVQNLQVEREVVQKRTFTRWMNLHLEKCNPRLEVQDLFRDIQDGKVLMALLEELSGCKLLHGFKPSSHRIFRLNNIAKVLTFLEERNVKLVSIDAADVADGNPSIVLGLIWNIILFFQIKELTGNIKSQFPSSSSLSSIPTSSDSDTSHSSSPSDERKPTIAPRGHGRVIKTLLQWVQRRTRKYGVAVQDFGKSWTSGLAFLAVIKSIDTSLVDMRRALLRTPRENIEEAFRTAHYSLGIPRLLEPEDVMLNPPDEQSIMIYVSQFLEHFPGIEEDDTSDILERNKASARMNEPPVRNGVQRKRESYMVKKDVVQPPPKIFISSMSEDHEPITSPVFSHSPEDRPWTSDESSVGSSPSPANDKPLLDLNADASTTSSTQPSFSNSSVNSPDSWSEILSETTNPHWISEDPINESSTAGTVEVTSDLGSPFSPESTPENHLDRELFIDEGNFSLSSMDSLHAKSTVQSEEDNAYKYILDLKEEQSANHLPSDGMRNKSDAECLERTETNPLEHQEQVKPSSDDSSCLESDSGYFQDNKEAMPAQPEDESLLTSTGDEEVSRVQESKPFQDNVESFNKEAMQRDTVELTDGPEEKPFIFEDDNECPVLQYERVSILGSEEDILLCADLAEEPTEEPSKNLLNSNSETNENSDLHDREQEDVLESEVRDVAFEEPEEPMLNWSQKEVDVPNEDPVCYMCGVPVVKSSAESSEQGDESPSHLNSIENDCNSDSRHFSESEAGVIFEDNPMEKNNELTVTVSDLKNESRELNDSRRIEFSHNTTVESQAQVSDNTVPGGAKDNRPESVVDSHSSVLNSVTEAFVEPLSEANSYDGENNSRPSQSQHRQHPEVSSAEIPNEEESTFEDSKIIIGVCGYPERRPAELRLSLSMTPLQPAPPKRSLTESDTDTEDASEDHSKGFKSRKERAESVHIQEQNPFDRHPGEWGAVEPDSPAEHCELIKTDDDLTSAGARENTGALREGAVPDAYQPLTTIHLRKVIDITESKGQNGKALDGSKEHSTIINKSSESKIAASSESTTLYDLVYILLAAWLFVYCLLVLPQIDSRTLPKLLFNIDE encoded by the exons TTGAGAGGGAGGTGGTGCAGAAGAGAACATTTACCAGATGGATGAATCTACATCTCGAGAAG TGCAACCCTCGTCTGGAGGTGCAGGATCTGTTTCGTGATATCCAGGATGGGAAGGTTCTGATGGCTCTACTTGAAGAACTCTCAGGATGCAAATTG CTGCATGGCTTTAAGCCATCCTCACATCGTATTTTTAGACTCAATAACATCGCCAAAGTATTGACATTTCTGGAAGAAAGAAAT GTGAAATTAGTCAGCATCGATGCAGCAGATGTCGCAGATGGGAATCCATCCATAGTTCTTGGACTTATCTGGAACATCATACTGTTTTTCCAG ATCAAGGAACTCACAGGGAACATTAAGAGTCAGTTCCCATCCTCGTCCAGCCTGTCATCCATACCCACCAGTTCAGATTCAGACACTTCTCACTCCAGCTCGCCTTCAGATGAGAGAAAGCCCACCATTGCTCCAAGAGGTCATGGAAGGGTGATCAAGACCCTCCTGCAATGGGTCCAGAGACGTACTAGGAA ATATGGAGTTGCTGTGCAGGACTTTGGAAAGAGCTGGACTAGTGGTCTGGCTTTCCTTGCTGTGATTAAGTCAATTGACACTAGTTTGGTGGATATGAGGAGGGCTCTGCTCCGAACGCCAAGAGAGAACATTGAGGAAGCCTTCAGAACAGCACACTACAGTCTTGGCATCCCAAGACTCCTAGAACCTGAGG ATGTGATGCTGAATCCTCCTGATGAACAGTCCATAATGATCTATGTGTCGCAGTTTTTGGAGCACTTTCCTGGAATCGAAGAG GATGACACGTCAGATATTCTGGAGCGAAACAAAGCCAGCGCTCGAATGAACGAACCTCCTGTTCGGAATGGAGTACAGAGGAAACGGGAGTCTTATATGGTCAAAAAAGACGTGGTTCAGCCACCACCCAAGATCTTCATCTCTTCAATGTCTGAAGATCATGAGCCGATCACTTCCCCAGTTTTTTCACACAGCCCTGAGGACAGACCTTGGACGAGTGACGAGTCATCGGTCGGATCAAGTCCCAGTCCTGCAAATGACAAGCCACTCTTGGACTTGAACGCAGACGCGTCCACCACTAGCTCTACACAACCTTCGTTCTCGAATTCCTCTGTCAATTCGCCAGACTCGTGGAGTGAGATACTCAGCGAGACTACTAACCCCCACTGGATCAGTGAGGATCCAATAAACGAGAGCAGTACTGCTGGTACTGTTGAAGTGACCTCAGATTTAGGATCACCATTTTCACCAGAGAGCACACCGGAGAATCATTTGGACCGTGAGCTTTTCATAGATGAGGGCAACTTTTCCCTGAGCTCCATGGATAGTTTACATGCCAAATCCACTGTGCAATCTGAAGAGGACAATGCTTACAAATACATCTTAGATCTGAAAGAAGAACAATCTGCTAATCATTTGCCCAGTGACGGCATGAGGAATAAATCAGATGCAGAATGTTTGGAACGAACCGAAACCAATCCTTTGGAACACCAGGAACAAGTCAAGCCATCCTCTGATGATTCTTCGTGTTTGGAAAGTGACTCAGGATACTTTCAGGATAATAAGGAAGCCATGCCAGCTCAACCTGAGGATGAGAGTCTTCTCACTTCCACTGGTGATGAAGAAGTGAGTAGAGTTCAGGAATCCAAACCTTTTCAGGACAATGTTGAGTCTTTCAATAAAGAAGCCATGCAGAGGGACACTGTCGAATTGACGGATGGACCTGAGGAGAAGCCTTTCATATTTGAGGATGACAATGAATGTCCAGTTCTACAGTACGAGAGGGTTTCTATATTAGGAAGTGAGGAGGATATTTTACTGTGCGCTGATCTGGCTGAAGAACCAACAGAGGAACCAAGCAAAAACCTTCTTAATAGTAATTCTGAAACCAACGAGAACAGTGACCTCCATGATAGGGAACAAGAAGATGTCTTGGAAAGTGAGGTGAGGGACGTGGCATTTGAGGAGCCAGAAGAACCTATGTTGAATTGGAGCCAAAAAGAAGTTGATGTTCCTAATGAAGATCCAGTGTGTTATATGTGTGGAGTGCCAGTGGTGAAAAGCTCGGCTGAATCAAGCGAACAGGGTGACGAGAGTCCGTCCCATTTAAACTCAATTGAGAATGACTGTAATTCAGACTCAAGACATTTCAGTGAATCAGAAGCAGGTGTAATCTTTGAGGACAATCCAATGGAAAAGAACAATGAATTAACCGTAACTGTAAGTGATCTCAAGAATGAGTCAAGAGAGTTGAACGACTCAAGGAGGATAGAGTTTTCTCACAATACAACTGTTGAAAGCCAGGCTCAGGTTTCAGACAATACGGTGCCTGGAGGGGCCAAGGATAACAGACCCGAATCAGTAGTGGACTCCCACTCTAGTGTTCTGAATTCAGTCACTGAGGCCTTTGTGGAGCCTCTTTCTGAAGCCAACAGCTATGATGGAGAAAACAACTCTAGACCGTCCCAAAGCCAGCACAGACAGCATCCAGAAGTGTCCAGTGCTGAAATACCAAATGAAGAGGAAAGCACCTTTGAGGACTCAAAGATTATTATTGGGGTCTGTGGTTACCCTGAAAGACGTCCCGCAGAGCTACGTCTGTCCCTCAGCATGACTCCGCTTCAGCCAGCACCTCCCAAGCGCTCACTTACTGAATCAGATACGGACACCGAAGACGCTTCAGAAGACCATAGCAAGGGATTCAAGTCGAGAAAG GAGAGAGCGGAATCCGTGCATATCCAGGAGCAAAACCCATTTGACAGGCACCCAGGAGAATGGGGCGCAGTGGAGCCTGATTCACCAGCTGAGCATTGTGAGCTCATTAAGACAGATGACGACCTAACCAGCGCTGGTGCCAGAGAAAACACTGGGGCTCTGAG GGAAGGAGCTGTGCCGGATGCGTACCAACCTTTGACTACTATACACTTGAGAAAGGTCATTGACATCACCGAATCAAAG GGACAAAATGGGAAGGCCTTAGACGGCAGCAAAGAGCACAGTACCATCATAAATAAAAG CTCGGAGAGCAAGATTGCTGCAAGCTCGGAAAGCACAACCTTGTATGACCTTGTCTACATCCTTTTGGCTGCTTGGCTATTTGTGTACTGCCTTCTTGTGCTGCCTCAGATTGACTCAAGAACGCTTCCTAAACTCCTCTTCAACATAGATGAGTGA